In Thermomicrobiales bacterium, the genomic stretch ATGCGGGTTCGGCGAATTGGACTGGTCTTGGCGTGTCAACGCGCACTAGAATGAATTCGTACTAGTTCAGTCGGAATTCGGCTGACGCTGTTGGACACATGCTGCATGCATGTGTCTCTTGGCCGAGCGTGGCGAGCAGAACGAGGAGTGGGATGAACGTGAAGGGAACCTTGGCCAGCGTTGGGCGGATCACGTTGGCGATGCTTCTGGTGGCTTCGATCATGGCGGTGATGCCGGGCGTTGCGGCAGCGCAAGATACGGCGAACGTTGCGCCGGTGGACGATGCGGCGTTGTCGGTCACCTTCGAGGATGGGGTGATTCCAACGGTCTTCGGGGATGTGACGTTGCCGGAATCGCGCGAGAAGGTGGTGACGCTCACCGATGGGTCGCTCGATGCCGCGTTGGCAGTGGGTGTGATGCCGGTCGGGTTGACACGCAGCTCGAATGGCGAAACCGTGGCCACGTATCTGGAAGACGAGCTGCTGGGCGAGCCGGTCTATGTCGGCGGCTGGGGCGAGGTCGAAGGCGCGGGCACCGACATCGAAAAGATCATCGAGCTGCAACCCGATCTGATCTTCTCCGATCAGTGGTTGCCCGGAGATCAGTACGAGCAGCTGAGCAAGGTTGCGCCCGTGATCGCGCCGGGCACGATCGAGGTGTCGGGTCCCGACGGACTGCAGCAGTGGGAATACGAGTTGCTGGTCTACGGTCAGGCGCTTGGGAAGTATGACGAAGCGCATGCGGCCCTGATGGGGTTGCGGCAGCGCGCGGCGGACTATGCCGCAACGTCGGCGCATGCCGGTGAGTCGGTGGTGGTCTTCCGGCCGCAGCCGGAGTTCGCGGTGGTGATGTCGCAGGGTTGGATCACCGGAAACGTGCTGAGCTGGTCGAGGTTCGTGGGCAATGAGCTGAGTAACAGCACCCCGTCCCCGCACAGCGGCCGGGATGTCGGATTGGAGCGGTTGGGCGAGCTGGAGGCCGATTGGCTACTGGCGGCCACACGTGATGCCGAGATGAGCGCCGAGCTGCAGAACTATCTGGAGAATCCGCTCTTTGCGCAGCTTTCCGCGGTGGAGAACGACCAGGTGGTCGAGGTTTCTGGCGATCTCTGGAGCGGCGCCACTGGAGTGCTGGCGGCGCATGCCATGCTGGACGACATCGAGCGGATCTTTGGCGCGGCCGGGACGGCGACGCCCGCGGCATAGGGAATGGGGCCTGGGTTCTGAGACGAACGGAGCAGGCGGCAGGCGGCATGCGGCACGCGGCAGGCGGCAGGCAGCAGGCAGCAGGCGGCACGCGGCACGCAGCACGCAGCACGCAGCACGCAGCAGGCGGCAGGCGGCAGGCGGCGGGCGGCAGGCAGCAGGCGGTAGGCAGCACGCGGCAGGCAGCAGGTGGCTGGCGGTTGGGGAGTGATCGAGACTCGTCTCAGGGCTCAGGGCTCAGGGCTCAGGGCTCAGGGCTCAGGGCTCAGGGCTCAGGGCTCAGGGCAGGGAGTTTCACGATGCTGAGCGCGCGGTTGGAACGGCTTGCGAAGGAGATCGAGGCGGCGGGTGCAGGCGCGCTGGAGCGGTTCTGGGACGAAGTCGCGCAAGCGGGAGCACCGCTGATCGAGGAGGATACCGAGCGGGACGACACGCGGGTGGTGACGTTTCTCTGGCGAGCGACTGAGCCGGTGGAGCATGTGGCGCTG encodes the following:
- a CDS encoding ABC transporter substrate-binding protein — encoded protein: MKGTLASVGRITLAMLLVASIMAVMPGVAAAQDTANVAPVDDAALSVTFEDGVIPTVFGDVTLPESREKVVTLTDGSLDAALAVGVMPVGLTRSSNGETVATYLEDELLGEPVYVGGWGEVEGAGTDIEKIIELQPDLIFSDQWLPGDQYEQLSKVAPVIAPGTIEVSGPDGLQQWEYELLVYGQALGKYDEAHAALMGLRQRAADYAATSAHAGESVVVFRPQPEFAVVMSQGWITGNVLSWSRFVGNELSNSTPSPHSGRDVGLERLGELEADWLLAATRDAEMSAELQNYLENPLFAQLSAVENDQVVEVSGDLWSGATGVLAAHAMLDDIERIFGAAGTATPAA